The genomic segment TAGATCCCTGAATCTTCCCCCCTTTGAAAAAGGGGGGCAGGGGGGATTTGACGGATTGGGCAAGACATCAAGCCTTGTCGCGTAGACCAACGCTTTAAATCCCCCCTCTGTCCCCCCTTTTTCAAAGGGGGGAAGATTCCAGAGATTGCATGAATCGTAGGATGAGCTGAGCGATCTCCACCGCCTTCTCCTCGACCGCGAAGTGGCCGGCGTCGAGCAGATGAATCTGGGCCTTCGGCAGGTCGCGCCGATAGGCTTCGGCGCCGGCGGCGATGAAGGCCGGATCGTTCTTGCCCCAGACGATGAGGGCCGGCGGCTGCTGCTTGCGCAAAAACTCCTGCCATCGGGGATAGGCCAATAAGTTGTTGTAATAGTCTTGGAAGAGCTGGACCTGGATCTTTCGATCTTTCTCGCTGTCGAGGAAGGCGAGGTCGAAGGTCCAGGCGTCGGGGCTCATGATCTCCTCGCGGCCTGCGACGTCGCGCAGGTACTGCTTATGAATGACGGACTCGCGGCCGACGAAGGTGTGCAGAGCCGCCACCGACTCGGGCGAGCGGTCTTGGTTGGCTTTCTTGAAGAAGTTTTGGCGGGCCTCGGTCAGGCCATCCATATAGGCGTTGGCGTTCTGCACGATCAGGCCCCGCACTTTTTTCGGACGCTTCATCATCAGCCGATAGCCGACCGGGGCGCCGAAATCCTGCATGTAAACCACATAGCTCTCGATTCCGAGCTTGCTCAGCAGGCCATCGACGTGAAGGGCCAGCAGATCGAAGGTATAAGTGATCCGATCGGGATCGGGGTGCTCGCTGTAACCCGAGCCCAAATAGTCCGGGGCGATCACATGGTATTTTCCCGACAGGAGCGGAATCAGCTCGCGGTAGGTGTGGGAGGAGGAGGGGAAGCCGTGCAAGAGCAAGATCG from the bacterium genome contains:
- a CDS encoding alpha/beta hydrolase, with product MKFARLIFVAAVLLSSCFFAGAQGQSLAWPAKTLYRSQEVEGRKIFYREAGDPQNPTILLLHGFPSSSHTYRELIPLLSGKYHVIAPDYLGSGYSEHPDPDRITYTFDLLALHVDGLLSKLGIESYVVYMQDFGAPVGYRLMMKRPKKVRGLIVQNANAYMDGLTEARQNFFKKANQDRSPESVAALHTFVGRESVIHKQYLRDVAGREEIMSPDAWTFDLAFLDSEKDRKIQVQLFQDYYNNLLAYPRWQEFLRKQQPPALIVWGKNDPAFIAAGAEAYRRDLPKAQIHLLDAGHFAVEEKAVEIAQLILRFMQSLESSPL